From Streptomyces yatensis, one genomic window encodes:
- a CDS encoding macrolide family glycosyltransferase, with product MTPSTGAKPPTHIAMFGIAAHGHVNPSLEVIRELVARGHRVTYAIPESFAEKVAETGAEPKTYTSVLHGENVPGARGSDLIDYIEPFLTEAEQALPQHLAAYEGDEPDLVMYDVTAYPAHVLAHRWGVSAVELAPSFVPWDGYREEVFEPMYARLRCSERGRAYYARYRAWLEDNGLAGTDPDRLIGRPSRCLALIPELLQPNADRVDPSVYSFVGGCQSARREVAEWRRPERAAETDRILLVSLGSTWTKEPGFYRACVAAFGDLPGWHVVLQIGEFVDPADLGEIPANVEVHSWIPQLSILRKADAFVTHAGAGGAQEGLACGVPMVAVPQAVDQFSNADTLEALGVGRHLPKEEATAPALRKAVLDLVDDPEVAARCATLKARMAAEGGPDRAADLIEAELPV from the coding sequence ATGACCCCATCGACGGGTGCCAAGCCCCCCACACATATCGCCATGTTCGGCATCGCGGCGCACGGGCACGTCAACCCGAGCCTGGAGGTGATCCGCGAGCTGGTGGCCCGCGGGCACCGGGTTACCTACGCCATTCCCGAGTCGTTCGCCGAGAAGGTCGCCGAGACCGGCGCCGAGCCGAAGACCTATACCTCGGTTCTCCACGGTGAGAATGTGCCGGGCGCCAGAGGCTCCGACCTGATCGACTACATCGAGCCGTTTCTCACCGAGGCCGAGCAGGCGCTGCCGCAGCATCTGGCGGCCTACGAGGGCGATGAGCCGGATCTGGTGATGTACGACGTCACGGCGTACCCGGCGCATGTCCTCGCCCATCGCTGGGGCGTGTCCGCCGTCGAGCTGGCGCCCAGCTTCGTGCCCTGGGACGGCTACCGCGAAGAGGTCTTCGAGCCGATGTACGCGCGGCTGCGGTGCTCCGAGCGCGGCCGCGCCTACTACGCGCGCTACCGCGCCTGGCTGGAGGACAACGGACTGGCCGGCACCGACCCCGACCGGCTCATCGGCCGCCCCAGCCGCTGTCTCGCCCTCATCCCCGAGCTGCTCCAGCCGAACGCCGACCGCGTCGACCCCTCCGTCTACAGCTTCGTCGGCGGCTGCCAGAGCGCCCGCCGCGAGGTGGCGGAGTGGCGCCGCCCCGAGCGGGCTGCCGAGACCGACCGGATCCTGCTGGTCTCGCTCGGCTCGACCTGGACCAAGGAGCCCGGCTTCTACCGCGCCTGCGTCGCGGCGTTCGGCGATCTGCCGGGGTGGCATGTGGTGCTGCAGATCGGCGAGTTCGTCGACCCGGCCGACCTCGGCGAGATCCCCGCCAACGTCGAAGTGCACAGCTGGATACCGCAGTTGAGCATCCTGCGGAAGGCCGACGCCTTCGTCACCCACGCGGGTGCGGGCGGCGCCCAGGAGGGGCTGGCCTGCGGGGTGCCGATGGTCGCCGTACCGCAGGCCGTCGACCAGTTCAGCAACGCGGACACCCTCGAAGCGCTCGGGGTCGGCCGCCATCTGCCCAAGGAGGAGGCCACCGCCCCGGCGCTGCGCAAGGCGGTGCTCGACCTGGTGGACGACCCCGAGGTGGCCGCCCGCTGCGCCACGCTCAAGGCGCGGATGGCCGCCGAGGGCGGACCGGACCGCGCGGCGGACCTGATCGAGGCGGAGCTGCCCGTCTGA
- a CDS encoding S28 family serine protease — MRKMLRWLVALAILMGVVGAGAGGASAEPAAPAQPDIKERVLAIPGMRFVEEQPYEGYRFLVFTYAQPVDHRHPSKGTFQQRFTLLHKATDRPTVFYTSGYNVTTAPRRSEPTQLVDGNQVSMEYRFFTPSRPQPADWSKLDIRQAASDQHRLYRALKPIYGKKWLATGGSKGGMTATYYRRFYPHDMDGTVAYVAPNDVANDEDSAYDRFFAGVGTAECRTKLNAVQREALVRRDEIVRRYQKWADDEKQTFTVVGSADKAYENVVLDLVWAFWQYHLLKDCADVPAPTASTDELYGFIDEISGFSAYTDQGLETYTPYYYQAGTELGSPTFKTPHLDGLLRYPGIYAPRNYVPRDIPMRFTPGVMRDVDNWVRHDARRMLFVYGQNDPWGAERFRVGKGAKDSHVYTVAGGNHGSSIAQLTGEEKAEATAEVQRWAGVSPTSKPLARHDAKLDRREVEREPALRP; from the coding sequence ATGCGCAAGATGCTCAGATGGCTGGTGGCGCTCGCGATACTGATGGGGGTGGTCGGTGCGGGCGCCGGAGGCGCGTCCGCGGAGCCGGCCGCCCCCGCCCAGCCGGACATCAAGGAGCGCGTCCTGGCGATTCCCGGGATGCGTTTCGTGGAGGAGCAGCCCTACGAGGGCTATCGCTTCCTCGTCTTCACCTATGCCCAGCCGGTGGACCACCGGCATCCCTCCAAGGGCACCTTTCAGCAGCGGTTCACCCTGCTGCACAAGGCCACCGACCGGCCCACGGTCTTCTACACCTCGGGCTACAACGTCACCACCGCACCGCGCCGCAGTGAGCCGACGCAGCTGGTGGACGGCAACCAGGTGTCCATGGAGTACCGTTTCTTCACTCCCTCCCGGCCCCAGCCCGCCGACTGGTCCAAGCTGGACATCCGGCAGGCCGCGAGCGACCAGCACCGCCTCTACCGGGCCCTGAAGCCCATCTACGGCAAGAAGTGGCTGGCCACCGGCGGCAGCAAGGGCGGCATGACGGCCACCTACTACCGCCGCTTCTATCCGCACGACATGGACGGCACCGTCGCGTATGTCGCGCCCAACGACGTGGCCAACGACGAGGATTCCGCCTACGACCGCTTCTTCGCGGGCGTCGGCACGGCCGAATGCCGCACCAAGCTCAACGCGGTGCAGCGCGAGGCGCTGGTGCGGCGCGACGAGATCGTGCGGCGCTACCAGAAGTGGGCGGACGACGAGAAGCAGACCTTCACCGTCGTCGGCAGCGCCGACAAGGCGTACGAGAACGTCGTCCTGGACCTGGTGTGGGCCTTCTGGCAGTACCACCTTCTGAAGGACTGCGCGGACGTCCCCGCCCCGACCGCGTCCACCGACGAGCTGTACGGCTTCATCGACGAGATCTCGGGCTTCTCCGCCTACACCGACCAGGGCCTGGAGACCTACACGCCGTACTACTACCAGGCGGGCACCGAGCTCGGCTCGCCCACCTTCAAGACCCCGCACCTGGACGGGCTGCTGCGCTACCCCGGCATCTACGCCCCGCGCAACTATGTGCCGCGCGACATCCCGATGCGGTTCACGCCGGGCGTGATGCGGGACGTCGACAACTGGGTGCGGCACGACGCCCGGCGGATGCTCTTCGTCTACGGCCAGAACGACCCGTGGGGCGCCGAGCGCTTCCGGGTCGGCAAGGGCGCCAAGGACTCCCACGTCTACACGGTCGCCGGCGGCAACCACGGCTCCAGCATCGCCCAGCTCACGGGCGAGGAGAAGGCCGAGGCCACGGCGGAGGTGCAGCGGTGGGCGGGCGTCAGCCCGACCAGCAAGCCGCTCGCCCGGCATGACGCCAAGCTGGACCGCCGCGAGGTCGAGCGCGAACCGGCCTTGCGGCCGTAG
- a CDS encoding glycoside hydrolase family 3 protein — translation MEGVRVHTTTSRRALLTATLAAAAAGACSAPTNSSPAPAAPARRTTAGSGGPSATPSRAATDPGRDHERERRRIDELIGRMTLDQKIGQLFVMRVYGHSATHPDPADVAANRKDIGVDNAAELIAKYHVGGVMYIRWAHNIRDPHQVAALSNGIQKAALAASVPVPVLLSTDQEYGAVARVGAPATLFPGAMALGAGGSAADARTAARTAGAELAALGIRQDYAPIADVNVNPANPVIGVRSFGADPKAVARLVAAQVEGYQSAGVAATAKHFPGHGDTSVDSHVGLPRITHSRKEWERLDAPPFRAAIEAGIDSIMTAHLLFPALDPADDPATLSRPILTGVLREELGYDGVVVTDSLGMEGVRKKYGDDRVPVLALKAGVDQLLNPPSLSRAFEGVRKAVRAGELDEDRIDRSLRRILELKARRGLFDDPYTSDRAVNRTVGTREHRATADRIAERTTTLITNRGGLLPLSPRRHHDLLVVGVDAAAPSGTGGPPTAVLARTLSGLGFQAEALPTGTGDSPGPSPARIEAAVAAARGRDAVIVATYDIAAGSAQRTLVARLVATGVPVVHLALRGPYDIARLVGRGTEPAASLAAYCWTDVELRAAARVIAGRVTPHGKLPVAVRRADDPSRALYPIGHGLGY, via the coding sequence ATGGAAGGAGTGCGGGTGCACACGACGACGTCTCGCCGCGCCCTGCTCACCGCCACCCTGGCCGCCGCCGCGGCCGGTGCCTGCAGTGCGCCGACGAACAGCTCCCCCGCGCCCGCGGCCCCCGCGCGCCGCACCACCGCCGGTTCCGGCGGCCCTTCGGCGACGCCCTCACGAGCCGCCACGGATCCCGGCCGGGACCATGAGCGCGAACGCCGGCGGATCGACGAGCTCATCGGCCGGATGACGCTGGACCAGAAGATCGGCCAGCTCTTCGTGATGCGGGTGTACGGCCATTCGGCCACCCACCCCGATCCGGCCGATGTCGCGGCCAACCGCAAGGACATCGGCGTGGACAACGCCGCCGAACTGATCGCGAAGTACCACGTGGGCGGGGTGATGTACATCCGCTGGGCGCACAACATCCGCGACCCCCACCAGGTCGCCGCGCTCTCCAACGGCATCCAGAAGGCCGCGCTGGCCGCCTCCGTGCCCGTCCCCGTCCTGCTCTCCACCGACCAGGAGTACGGCGCCGTCGCCCGGGTGGGCGCGCCCGCCACGCTGTTCCCGGGTGCCATGGCGCTCGGTGCGGGCGGCAGCGCCGCCGACGCCCGTACGGCCGCCCGCACCGCGGGGGCGGAGCTGGCCGCGCTCGGCATCCGGCAGGACTACGCGCCGATCGCGGACGTCAACGTCAACCCCGCCAATCCGGTGATCGGCGTGCGCTCCTTCGGGGCCGATCCGAAGGCCGTGGCGCGGCTGGTGGCGGCCCAGGTGGAGGGCTATCAGAGCGCCGGGGTCGCGGCCACCGCCAAACACTTCCCCGGCCACGGCGACACCTCGGTGGACAGCCATGTGGGGCTGCCGCGGATCACCCACTCCCGCAAGGAGTGGGAGCGGCTGGACGCGCCGCCGTTCCGCGCCGCGATCGAGGCCGGGATCGACTCGATCATGACGGCGCATCTGCTCTTCCCCGCGCTCGACCCGGCCGACGACCCCGCCACGCTCTCCCGCCCCATCCTCACCGGTGTGCTCCGCGAGGAGCTGGGCTACGACGGGGTGGTGGTCACCGACTCGCTCGGCATGGAGGGGGTGCGGAAGAAGTACGGCGACGACCGGGTGCCGGTGCTCGCGCTCAAGGCGGGGGTGGACCAGCTGCTCAACCCGCCGAGCCTGTCCCGCGCCTTCGAAGGCGTGCGCAAGGCCGTGCGGGCGGGCGAGCTCGACGAGGACCGGATCGACCGCTCGCTGCGGCGCATCCTGGAACTCAAGGCGCGCCGGGGGCTGTTCGACGATCCGTACACCAGCGACCGCGCGGTCAACCGCACGGTGGGCACCCGGGAGCACCGGGCCACCGCCGACCGGATCGCCGAGCGCACCACCACGCTGATCACCAACCGCGGCGGCCTGCTGCCGCTGTCACCGCGCCGCCATCACGACCTGCTGGTGGTCGGGGTGGACGCCGCCGCGCCCTCGGGCACCGGCGGCCCGCCGACGGCCGTCCTGGCCCGCACCCTGTCCGGGCTCGGCTTCCAGGCGGAGGCGCTGCCCACCGGCACGGGCGACTCGCCCGGCCCCTCGCCCGCGCGGATCGAGGCGGCGGTCGCGGCGGCGCGGGGCCGGGACGCGGTGATCGTGGCGACGTACGACATCGCGGCCGGATCCGCCCAGCGCACCCTGGTGGCGCGGCTGGTGGCCACCGGGGTGCCGGTGGTGCATCTGGCGCTGCGCGGTCCGTACGACATCGCGCGGCTGGTCGGACGTGGCACGGAGCCCGCCGCGTCGCTGGCCGCGTACTGCTGGACGGATGTGGAGCTGCGCGCCGCCGCCCGGGTGATCGCGGGGCGGGTCACCCCGCACGGCAAACTGCCGGTCGCGGTGCGGCGCGCGGACGACCCGTCCCGGGCGCTGTACCCGATCGGGCACGGGCTGGGGTATTGA
- a CDS encoding sugar phosphate isomerase/epimerase family protein, producing MKLAFSTLGVPGMPMPDVARLAAGAGYHGVELRAHPEEPVHPGIGADERARVAAEFRDAGIEILTVAGYVRAAEAGPDEPVLAGLRELLELAHDLGARHVRVFPGGGEQSPEEADATAARRLAAAAPRAADLGVRLLLETHDSHRTGADAARVLGLVGHGSVGAIWDVMHTWLGGEDPATSYPALFPHLGYVQVKDIASADDTTPLPLGEGVLPLTECVELLSREGWDGWLCWEYEKRWYPQAREFPELLAPGREHLLRLLTDAA from the coding sequence ATGAAGCTCGCCTTCTCCACTCTCGGCGTCCCCGGTATGCCCATGCCCGACGTCGCCCGGCTCGCCGCCGGGGCCGGATACCACGGCGTGGAGCTGCGCGCCCACCCCGAGGAGCCGGTGCACCCGGGGATCGGCGCGGATGAACGGGCCAGGGTGGCGGCGGAGTTCCGGGACGCCGGGATCGAGATCCTCACCGTCGCCGGATATGTGCGCGCCGCCGAGGCCGGGCCGGACGAGCCGGTGCTGGCCGGGCTGCGGGAGCTGCTGGAGCTCGCCCACGACCTGGGCGCCCGCCATGTCCGGGTCTTCCCCGGCGGCGGGGAGCAGAGCCCGGAGGAGGCCGACGCCACGGCCGCCCGGCGGCTCGCCGCGGCCGCGCCCCGCGCCGCCGACCTCGGCGTACGGCTGCTGCTGGAGACCCACGACTCGCATCGGACGGGCGCGGACGCGGCCCGGGTCCTCGGCCTGGTGGGCCATGGCAGCGTCGGGGCGATCTGGGATGTGATGCACACCTGGCTGGGCGGTGAGGACCCGGCCACCAGCTATCCGGCGCTCTTCCCGCATCTGGGCTACGTCCAGGTCAAGGACATCGCCTCGGCCGACGACACCACCCCGCTGCCGCTGGGCGAAGGGGTGCTGCCGCTGACCGAGTGCGTGGAGCTGCTCAGCCGTGAGGGCTGGGACGGCTGGCTGTGCTGGGAGTACGAGAAGCGGTGGTATCCGCAGGCCCGGGAGTTCCCGGAGCTGCTGGCCCCGGGCCGGGAGCACCTGCTACGCCTGCTGACCGACGCGGCCTGA
- a CDS encoding ABC transporter ATP-binding protein — protein sequence MFGYCWLYRKDVLLALGASLAGMAVMALVPLVPKLIIDDVIVQHDRSLAPWATLLIVAALVVYVLTYIRRFYGGRLALDVQHALRTEMYASIARFDGRRQDNLSTGQIIGRATSDLQLIQGLLFMVPMMIGNILLFLVSLVVMATLSPLLTVVALAVAPALWILASRSRIRLFPATWYAQGQAAAVAGVVDGAVTGVRVVKGFGQEAQETDKLRAVGRRLFAARLRTVRLNSRYTPALQAVPALGQVAMLALGGWMATRGQITLGTFVAFSTYLAQLVGPVRMLTMLLTIGQQARAGVERVFELIDTEPVIDERPGARELPEDAPATVEFDRVSFGYDPERPVLSEVSLRIEPGETLAVVGASGSGKSTLSMLLPRFYDVSSGAVRIGGHDVRELTYDSLRGAVGLVPEDSFLFSDTVRANLAYGQPDASEERIRAAGRAAQADGFISALPGGYDTEVGEQGLTLSGGQRQRLALARAILTDPRLLVLDDATSAVDARVEHEIHEALRGVMAGRTTLLIAHRPSTLALADRIAVLDRGRVVDVGTDEELRARSAVYRRLLADGSEAVAARGDGPGHAVVPPTANGPRPWPGADGPAPDRAEPRGGDASAHAVGLAGAFGGESAATGLAEPGIDGGPSADGDGAAHDREECPCPTTGLRARGGDDPEHATGEAARDGAAPQPWMPSDGQGRSRSYGGDDPAHAVREADSTVRALDGDSTVRALDGDSTVRALDGDGTVGAPDGAGTGRPPGPSRGGVTPELWVRPDGDGRKDDTAAGPGAAAVAGPGIAGALSGMPATPELLAKVAALPPATDTPDIDEEQAARPEESYGLRRLLRGFGAPLAVALLLVAVDAVAGLLLPVLIRHGIDQGVQRLSLGAVWAASGLALLVVLVQWAAQIGETRMTGRTGERVLYALRVKIFAQLQRLGLDYYERELSGKIMTRMTTDVDALSTFLQTGLVTAVVSLLTFFGILVALLIIDVGLALVVFLTLPPLIIGTVVFRRLSVKAYELARERVSVVNADLQESVAGLRIVQAFRRERSGRERFAARSDAYRQARLRGQRLISVYFPFVQLLSSVASALVLIVGAGRVGDGTLTAGALVAYLLYIDLFFAPVQQLSQVFDGYQQASVSLGRIQELLREPTTTPVADDPREVRTTRGEIAFDDVRFRYGDDEEALAGISLTIPAGQTVAFVGETGAGKSTLVKLVARFYDPTGGAVRVDGADLRELDLAGYRGHLGVVPQEPYLFPGTVRDAIAYGRPGASDAEVEAAARAVGAHAMVASLDGGYLHEVSERGRNLSAGQRQLIALARAELVNPDILLLDEATAALDLATEALVNQATDRLTGRRTTLVVAHRLTTAARADRVVVLDHGRVVEDGTHEELVARDGRYAALWRTFMGETAPATV from the coding sequence CTGTTCGGCTACTGCTGGCTGTACCGCAAGGACGTGCTGCTCGCCCTCGGTGCCTCGCTCGCCGGCATGGCCGTCATGGCGCTCGTCCCGCTGGTGCCGAAGCTGATCATCGACGATGTGATCGTCCAGCACGACCGGTCGCTCGCCCCCTGGGCCACCCTGCTGATCGTCGCCGCCCTCGTGGTGTACGTCCTCACCTATATCCGCCGCTTCTACGGCGGGCGGCTCGCCCTCGACGTCCAGCACGCCCTGCGCACCGAGATGTACGCGTCCATCGCCCGCTTCGACGGCCGACGGCAGGACAACCTCTCCACCGGCCAGATCATCGGCCGGGCCACCAGCGACCTCCAGCTGATCCAGGGCCTGCTCTTCATGGTGCCGATGATGATCGGCAACATCCTCCTCTTCCTGGTCTCGCTCGTCGTGATGGCGACGCTCTCGCCGCTGCTCACCGTCGTCGCCCTCGCCGTCGCCCCCGCCCTGTGGATCCTCGCCTCGCGCAGCCGCATCCGGCTCTTCCCCGCCACCTGGTACGCCCAGGGGCAGGCGGCCGCCGTCGCCGGGGTCGTCGACGGGGCCGTGACCGGTGTCCGGGTGGTCAAGGGGTTCGGGCAGGAGGCGCAGGAGACCGACAAGCTGCGGGCGGTCGGCCGCCGGCTGTTCGCCGCCCGGCTGCGGACCGTACGGCTGAACTCCCGCTACACCCCCGCCCTCCAGGCCGTCCCGGCCCTCGGTCAGGTGGCCATGCTGGCGCTCGGCGGCTGGATGGCCACCCGCGGCCAGATCACCCTCGGCACCTTCGTGGCCTTCTCGACCTATCTCGCCCAGCTCGTGGGCCCGGTGCGGATGCTCACGATGCTCCTGACCATCGGGCAGCAGGCGCGGGCCGGGGTCGAGCGGGTCTTCGAGCTCATCGACACCGAGCCGGTCATCGACGAGCGCCCCGGCGCCCGGGAGCTTCCCGAGGACGCCCCGGCGACGGTCGAGTTCGACCGGGTGAGCTTCGGCTACGACCCCGAGCGCCCGGTGCTCTCCGAGGTGTCCCTGCGGATCGAGCCGGGCGAGACCCTGGCCGTCGTGGGCGCCTCCGGAAGCGGCAAGTCGACGCTGTCCATGCTGCTGCCGCGCTTCTACGACGTGTCGTCGGGCGCGGTGCGGATCGGCGGCCACGATGTGCGGGAGCTGACGTACGACTCGCTGCGCGGGGCGGTCGGGCTGGTGCCGGAGGACAGCTTCCTCTTCTCCGACACCGTGCGCGCCAACCTCGCCTACGGGCAGCCGGACGCGAGCGAGGAGCGGATCCGGGCCGCCGGCCGCGCCGCGCAGGCCGACGGCTTCATCTCCGCGCTGCCGGGCGGCTATGACACCGAGGTCGGCGAGCAGGGGCTCACCCTCTCCGGCGGCCAGCGCCAGCGGCTGGCCCTGGCCCGCGCGATCCTCACCGACCCCCGGCTGCTCGTCCTGGACGACGCCACCTCGGCGGTGGACGCGCGCGTCGAGCACGAGATCCACGAGGCGCTGCGGGGCGTCATGGCGGGCCGTACGACCCTGCTGATCGCCCACCGCCCCTCCACGCTCGCCCTCGCCGACCGCATCGCGGTCCTGGACCGGGGCCGGGTCGTGGACGTGGGCACGGATGAGGAGCTGAGGGCGCGGAGCGCCGTCTACCGGCGGCTGCTGGCGGACGGGTCCGAGGCCGTCGCCGCCCGGGGCGACGGCCCGGGCCACGCGGTCGTGCCGCCGACGGCGAACGGCCCCCGGCCGTGGCCCGGGGCCGACGGCCCGGCCCCGGACCGGGCCGAGCCGCGCGGCGGCGACGCCTCCGCGCACGCGGTGGGCCTCGCCGGGGCGTTCGGCGGGGAGTCCGCCGCGACGGGGCTGGCCGAGCCGGGCATCGACGGCGGGCCGTCCGCGGACGGCGACGGCGCGGCGCATGACCGCGAGGAGTGCCCGTGCCCGACGACGGGTCTGCGGGCGCGTGGTGGGGACGATCCCGAGCACGCCACTGGTGAGGCGGCCCGTGACGGGGCGGCGCCCCAACCGTGGATGCCGTCCGACGGGCAGGGGCGGAGCCGTTCGTACGGCGGGGACGACCCCGCGCACGCCGTTCGCGAGGCGGACAGCACCGTCCGTGCGCTGGACGGGGACAGCACCGTCCGTGCGCTGGACGGGGACAGCACCGTCCGTGCGCTGGACGGGGACGGCACCGTCGGCGCGCCGGACGGGGCCGGGACGGGCCGCCCACCGGGCCCGAGCCGTGGCGGGGTGACCCCCGAGCTATGGGTGCGGCCCGATGGTGACGGCCGTAAGGACGACACGGCGGCCGGACCGGGAGCCGCGGCCGTGGCCGGGCCCGGGATCGCCGGGGCGCTGTCCGGAATGCCCGCCACCCCCGAGCTGCTCGCCAAGGTCGCCGCCCTGCCGCCCGCCACCGACACCCCCGACATCGACGAGGAGCAGGCCGCCCGCCCCGAGGAGAGCTACGGGCTGCGGCGGCTGCTGCGCGGCTTCGGGGCGCCGCTGGCGGTCGCGTTGCTGCTCGTCGCCGTGGACGCGGTCGCCGGGCTGCTGCTGCCGGTGCTCATCCGGCACGGGATCGACCAGGGCGTCCAGCGGCTCTCGCTCGGGGCGGTGTGGGCCGCCTCCGGGCTCGCGCTCCTCGTCGTCCTCGTGCAGTGGGCCGCCCAGATCGGCGAGACGCGGATGACCGGGCGGACCGGTGAACGGGTGCTCTACGCACTGCGCGTCAAGATCTTCGCGCAGCTGCAGCGGCTCGGCCTCGACTACTACGAGCGCGAGCTGAGCGGCAAGATCATGACGCGGATGACCACCGACGTCGACGCGCTGTCCACCTTCCTCCAGACCGGCCTGGTCACCGCCGTCGTCAGCCTGCTGACCTTCTTCGGCATCCTGGTCGCGCTGCTCATCATCGACGTGGGCCTCGCGCTGGTGGTCTTCCTGACCCTCCCGCCGCTCATCATCGGCACCGTGGTCTTCCGGCGCCTCAGCGTCAAGGCGTACGAACTGGCCCGCGAGCGCGTGAGCGTGGTCAACGCGGATCTGCAGGAGAGCGTGGCGGGGCTGCGGATCGTGCAGGCGTTCCGGCGCGAGCGCTCCGGCCGGGAGCGGTTCGCGGCGCGCAGCGACGCCTACCGCCAGGCGCGGCTGCGCGGTCAGCGGCTGATCTCGGTGTACTTCCCGTTCGTCCAGCTGCTGTCGTCCGTGGCCTCCGCGCTGGTGCTCATCGTGGGCGCCGGGCGGGTCGGGGACGGCACGCTGACGGCGGGCGCGCTGGTGGCCTATCTCCTCTACATCGACCTGTTCTTCGCCCCCGTCCAGCAGCTCTCCCAGGTCTTCGACGGCTATCAGCAGGCCTCGGTGTCCCTGGGCCGCATCCAGGAGCTGCTGCGCGAGCCCACCACCACACCGGTCGCCGACGATCCGCGCGAGGTGCGCACCACGCGCGGCGAGATCGCCTTCGACGATGTGCGGTTCCGGTACGGGGACGACGAGGAGGCGCTGGCGGGCATCTCGCTCACGATCCCCGCGGGGCAGACGGTGGCGTTCGTCGGGGAGACCGGGGCCGGTAAGTCCACCCTGGTCAAGCTGGTGGCCCGGTTCTACGACCCGACCGGGGGCGCCGTGCGGGTGGACGGCGCGGATCTGCGCGAGCTCGACCTCGCCGGGTACCGCGGCCACCTCGGGGTCGTCCCGCAGGAGCCGTATCTCTTCCCCGGGACGGTGCGCGACGCCATCGCCTACGGACGGCCCGGCGCGAGCGACGCGGAGGTGGAGGCCGCCGCGCGGGCGGTCGGCGCCCATGCCATGGTGGCGTCGCTGGACGGTGGCTATCTGCACGAGGTCTCCGAGCGCGGGCGCAATCTCTCCGCCGGGCAGCGGCAGTTGATCGCACTGGCGCGCGCCGAGCTGGTGAACCCGGACATCCTGCTGCTCGACGAGGCCACGGCCGCGCTCGATCTGGCCACCGAGGCGCTGGTCAACCAGGCCACGGATCGTCTGACGGGACGGCGCACCACGCTGGTCGTCGCCCACCGGCTGACCACCGCCGCTCGTGCGGACCGGGTGGTGGTCCTGGACCACGGCCGGGTCGTCGAGGACGGCACTCATGAGGAGCTGGTGGCGCGGGACGGCCGGTACGCCGCGCTGTGGCGCACGTTCATGGGCGAGACGGCCCCTGCGACTGTCTGA
- a CDS encoding LysR family transcriptional regulator, whose amino-acid sequence MLDLARLRALHAVSVHGSVSAAAIALGYTPSAVSQQIAKLERETRTTLLERQGRGIALTDAARHLAATAQQLLAIVEEAETTLEERRGQPTGRLVIGAFASAARGLMPVVLAALAAEHPSLDARLLEVDPHLSVDLVTQGVIDLAVAHDWDIAPLPAPEGLERAVIGDDLCDLLVPAGHPLAERAARRTLRREDLPGQRWICQPPGSVCHDWLVRTLRASGHEPDLAYQTAENHTQIALVAAGLGVALMPRLGRGPLPDEVLALPLEPVPVRRLYALWRTGAARRPAITETVRLLGDLWPRRTV is encoded by the coding sequence ATGCTGGATCTGGCCCGGCTGCGGGCGCTGCACGCGGTGTCCGTGCACGGCTCGGTCAGCGCCGCCGCGATCGCGCTCGGCTACACCCCGTCCGCCGTATCGCAGCAGATCGCCAAGTTGGAGCGGGAGACCCGGACGACCCTTCTGGAGCGGCAGGGCCGGGGTATCGCGCTGACCGACGCGGCCCGCCATCTGGCCGCCACCGCCCAGCAGTTGCTCGCCATCGTCGAGGAGGCCGAGACCACCCTGGAGGAGCGGCGCGGACAGCCCACGGGCCGGCTGGTGATCGGCGCCTTCGCCTCGGCGGCGCGCGGGCTGATGCCCGTGGTGCTGGCCGCTCTCGCGGCCGAACACCCCTCCCTGGACGCCCGGCTGCTCGAAGTGGATCCGCATCTGTCGGTGGACCTGGTGACGCAGGGAGTCATCGACCTGGCGGTGGCCCATGACTGGGACATCGCCCCGCTGCCCGCCCCGGAGGGGCTGGAACGGGCGGTCATCGGCGACGACCTGTGCGATCTGCTCGTCCCGGCCGGACATCCGCTGGCCGAGCGGGCCGCACGGCGGACGCTGCGCCGCGAGGACCTGCCGGGGCAGCGGTGGATCTGTCAGCCGCCCGGGTCGGTGTGCCACGACTGGCTGGTCCGTACGCTGCGCGCCTCGGGCCATGAGCCGGACCTGGCGTATCAAACGGCCGAGAACCACACCCAGATCGCCCTGGTGGCGGCCGGTCTCGGCGTCGCCCTCATGCCCCGCCTGGGACGCGGTCCGCTGCCGGACGAGGTGCTGGCGCTGCCCCTGGAGCCGGTCCCGGTGCGGCGGCTGTACGCCCTGTGGCGCACCGGCGCGGCCCGCCGCCCCGCCATCACCGAAACGGTGCGGCTGCTGGGCGACCTGTGGCCGCGGCGCACGGTCTGA